In Wolbachia endosymbiont of Aedes albopictus, one DNA window encodes the following:
- a CDS encoding phospholipase D family protein, with amino-acid sequence MRLFHFLFLLMCFSLYYYAGFIFSPCPKATVCFSPGEDCAIPIISVIDQSKKSILVQEYTFTLGTVAKSLINAKERGVDVKVILDKSQLYSKYSVINELFLGGVPIWIDDKPKIAHNKIMIVDNQKVITGSFNLSKTAKKGNAENLLIITDYPELIQQYVKNWETRMSQSYKYAPN; translated from the coding sequence GTGAGGCTTTTTCACTTTTTATTCTTGTTAATGTGTTTTTCTCTGTATTACTATGCGGGTTTTATATTTTCGCCCTGCCCAAAAGCTACGGTTTGCTTTTCACCTGGAGAAGATTGTGCTATACCGATAATCAGCGTAATAGATCAGTCTAAAAAATCTATCTTAGTTCAAGAATATACATTTACTCTTGGAACAGTTGCAAAATCTTTGATTAATGCTAAAGAACGCGGTGTTGATGTTAAAGTCATCTTAGATAAATCGCAACTCTACTCAAAGTATAGTGTTATAAATGAATTATTTTTAGGTGGAGTACCAATTTGGATCGATGATAAGCCAAAGATTGCTCATAATAAGATAATGATTGTTGACAATCAAAAAGTCATCACAGGGTCATTTAACCTTAGTAAGACAGCTAAAAAAGGAAATGCTGAAAATTTATTAATTATTACAGATTATCCTGAATTGATTCAGCAGTATGTGAAAAACTGGGAGACACGAATGTCACAATCTTATAAATACGCTCCCAACTAA
- a CDS encoding Fic family protein, giving the protein MPMSNYTITSKIANCLMRIEAAKEKVLHLPLTVSMLSSLRETARLYTTHYSTMIEGNRLEPKQIEEVLSGKSHFPKYRRDENEVKGYYAALTQVEQWAVRTIPITEKAIQTLHALAMASGKSKVKPTSYRDGQNVIRDSRTRAIIYMPPEAKDVPKLMSSMIDWIRDSEQVPCPIIAGIAHYQFVTIHPYYDGNGRTARLLTTLILHLGGYDLKGLYSLEEYYAKNLGAYYEAISVGPSHNYYMGRAEADITKWVEYFVEGMANSFGNVLQRINEEEYHTDQTNLIRKLDPKQRKALELFQEFSTITASKIGELFNFKPRTSAQLCKKWVEMGFIEIVDFSNRGRKYKLSKQYEGLISN; this is encoded by the coding sequence ATGCCGATGTCAAATTATACGATTACTTCTAAAATTGCTAATTGCCTTATGAGGATTGAAGCAGCAAAAGAAAAAGTGTTACATTTGCCACTCACTGTATCGATGCTCTCGTCCCTTCGTGAAACTGCACGACTTTATACCACACACTATTCTACTATGATTGAAGGAAATCGACTTGAGCCTAAACAGATTGAAGAAGTTTTAAGTGGTAAAAGCCACTTTCCAAAATATAGGAGAGATGAAAATGAGGTTAAAGGATATTATGCAGCTTTAACCCAAGTTGAACAATGGGCAGTGAGAACGATCCCTATTACTGAGAAAGCCATTCAAACGCTTCATGCCCTAGCAATGGCGAGTGGAAAATCTAAAGTGAAGCCAACCTCTTATCGTGATGGTCAAAACGTTATTCGTGATAGCCGTACACGTGCAATAATTTATATGCCACCTGAAGCAAAGGATGTACCAAAGCTCATGAGCAGTATGATTGATTGGATTCGTGACAGTGAGCAAGTGCCTTGCCCAATTATTGCAGGTATTGCGCATTATCAATTTGTAACAATTCACCCTTACTATGACGGTAATGGTCGTACTGCAAGATTGTTGACTACATTAATTTTACACCTTGGTGGATATGACCTAAAAGGACTTTATTCATTGGAAGAATATTATGCTAAGAATCTAGGAGCGTATTATGAAGCAATCAGTGTAGGGCCATCGCACAACTATTACATGGGACGAGCTGAAGCAGATATCACTAAGTGGGTGGAGTATTTCGTAGAAGGTATGGCAAATTCATTTGGGAACGTTTTACAACGTATAAATGAAGAAGAATACCACACTGATCAGACTAATCTTATACGTAAGCTTGATCCTAAACAACGCAAAGCTCTTGAGCTCTTCCAGGAGTTTTCCACTATTACAGCTAGTAAGATTGGCGAACTGTTTAATTTTAAGCCTCGTACTAGTGCGCAACTTTGTAAAAAGTGGGTGGAAATGGGGTTTATCGAGATTGTAGACTTTTCCAACAGAGGAAGAAAATACAAGCTTAGCAAGCAATATGAGGGTTTGATCTCAAATTAA
- a CDS encoding UbiD family decarboxylase has product MYNNLRDFIKALEEKKDLIRIKEEVSTVLEMTEIHRRVLSNKGPAIIFENVVKENGKSSIPVLVNLFGTIERIALGLNINPDGLRDLGKLLAFLQSPEPPKNFKDAIKMFPLLKVVLSMRSKVVNKAPCQEVVLTGDEVDLSLLPIQTCWPNEPAPLITWPIVVTKGPTEDKQDNFNLGIYRMQVIDKKTTLMRWLAHRGGAGHHKRWKEKEQNMKFPAAAVIGSDPATIIAAVTPVPETLSEYQFAGLLRKKPLELVNCKTIPLKVPAHAEIVLEGYVSLDRYQDEGPYGDHTGYYNSVEQFPEFNITAITMRKNPIYLSTFTGKPPDEPSILGEALNEIFVPILINQFPEIVDFYLPPEGCSYRIAVISIKKSYPGQAKRIVMGILSFLKQFLYTKFIIVVDDDINVRDWKEVMWAISTRMDPVHDTIMIENAPIDYLDFASPESGLGGKMGFDATNKIPPETKREWGEKIEMSEEIVRKITEKWEEYGLTGN; this is encoded by the coding sequence ATGTACAACAACTTACGTGACTTCATTAAAGCCTTAGAGGAAAAAAAAGATCTAATTAGGATTAAGGAGGAAGTTTCAACAGTTCTTGAAATGACAGAAATTCACCGTAGGGTTTTGTCAAATAAAGGGCCAGCTATAATTTTTGAGAATGTTGTTAAAGAGAATGGTAAAAGCTCGATCCCTGTTTTGGTGAATTTATTCGGTACTATTGAAAGAATTGCGTTGGGACTGAACATAAACCCTGATGGACTGAGAGATCTTGGTAAACTTTTAGCATTTTTGCAATCTCCTGAACCACCGAAAAACTTTAAGGATGCTATAAAAATGTTTCCTCTGCTAAAAGTCGTGTTATCGATGCGAAGTAAAGTCGTGAACAAAGCTCCATGTCAAGAGGTAGTGCTAACCGGAGATGAAGTGGACCTAAGTCTACTGCCCATTCAAACATGCTGGCCAAATGAACCTGCACCACTTATCACCTGGCCGATTGTGGTAACAAAAGGCCCAACGGAAGACAAGCAAGATAATTTCAATCTTGGAATATATCGTATGCAGGTTATAGATAAAAAAACGACTCTAATGCGCTGGCTTGCACATCGTGGTGGTGCAGGTCACCACAAACGATGGAAAGAGAAGGAACAAAATATGAAATTTCCTGCTGCTGCTGTGATTGGTAGTGATCCTGCAACAATTATTGCTGCGGTAACTCCAGTGCCAGAAACATTGTCAGAATACCAATTTGCTGGGCTGCTACGCAAAAAACCGCTTGAGCTTGTAAATTGTAAGACTATTCCGCTTAAAGTGCCAGCTCATGCAGAGATTGTTCTGGAAGGCTATGTAAGTTTGGATAGATATCAAGATGAAGGGCCATACGGAGATCACACCGGCTACTATAATTCTGTTGAGCAATTTCCAGAATTTAATATTACTGCAATTACTATGCGCAAAAATCCAATTTATCTCAGCACTTTCACTGGCAAGCCACCTGATGAACCATCAATTCTTGGTGAAGCGCTCAACGAAATCTTTGTGCCCATTCTTATCAATCAATTTCCAGAGATAGTGGATTTTTATCTACCACCAGAAGGTTGTTCATATAGAATAGCGGTGATATCGATAAAAAAGTCTTATCCAGGGCAGGCAAAAAGAATTGTTATGGGCATACTTTCCTTTCTAAAGCAATTTTTATACACGAAGTTTATTATCGTTGTTGATGATGATATAAATGTACGTGATTGGAAGGAAGTGATGTGGGCAATATCAACGAGAATGGACCCTGTGCATGATACAATCATGATAGAAAATGCACCTATTGATTATTTAGACTTTGCTTCCCCTGAAAGTGGTCTGGGAGGTAAGATGGGATTTGATGCAACAAATAAAATCCCGCCTGAAACCAAACGAGAATGGGGAGAGAAAATTGAAATGAGCGAAGAAATAGTAAGAAAAATCACGGAGAAGTGGGAAGAATATGGATTGACAGGTAATTAA
- a CDS encoding WPE palindromic element domain-containing protein, producing the protein MGRVFTVHVDESLFDVLVQHIFSEYEREKIPEIKIILPCKRDVIALLSAFKNYNAKKCIILPEIVSLENVDEEDLILNLDRVKVINPTKRTLLLIQFILEWNRKNNDNFPIDLAYSLPSLLQSTQTMNCYQFDEHSKKIENFISLLIESWNKILKDLGVVDILEHKSDYINNMIISLQKDQNIIFVGIGKDKSLIKAIYDLPFGKIILPNLNLKIKEKDWQSLDKKHYQYCLKDLLGYLSIGREDVSFLPEACSPVPRHWDPENLTLNERTRWLYNRNWIPVSSTGMTPSTTQITCKLQCSYTKNQRAGMTGSPELDYVFDTTANLSKVGGRSIGNIEVITCDSREEEAQVTSLIIENEGYENVSLVVFDKLLAARIACLSRQHSAIPENYPYITLLLYSIEVLTSNWNSVSLLSLLKHRLVTFGYTQEEYTRILSEFEIEILRNFSTNGLSDIINAINAHKKLKYKEDILLIISKLEVIFNPLLRSINCSIFDVVATHLQCMNILSGINFSELNSEIGNFTCNFSNACEGVGIKCSLELYSQILTLFLEKEFFSVASDLNKFSLYHNKVVILAGFNEAPSFQGPLLNALTREKFNLPSAQEEQGYFFYTLHNLFCASKVYITRSLSHRKPILLQRLEILFKEGKQPYRDWLRVLNTPECTVPCTQPMPKPQTEVRKEKMQVMSCSAIEKLIRNPYSFYIEYILGLKKLRDLNFKPSMLEFGTMVHNILARYLRNKKSLMSIAREMFSTSQFNFSNMWWIRLQRVIQSFVELDETRSNYVELEKSFTCPIFHIGVIPARDAGIYISCDQYETAWMTNRDLIPQEILLTARCDRVEYLPSGQVAIIDYKLGTPPSNEEVMSGFFPQLILQALAVEHITKREVSELAYWKLDYDKIKVVSIQNYRYKMQELKNDLPGFLSNYLSNSTPFIASPYFDKFLRFNSYKQLERVGEWL; encoded by the coding sequence GTGGGAAGAGTTTTTACTGTTCATGTGGATGAATCCCTTTTTGATGTGCTGGTTCAGCACATATTTTCTGAATATGAAAGAGAAAAAATTCCCGAGATAAAGATCATACTTCCCTGCAAAAGGGATGTAATAGCGCTGCTGAGTGCGTTCAAGAATTATAACGCTAAAAAATGCATAATTTTGCCAGAGATAGTTTCGCTAGAGAACGTTGATGAGGAGGATTTAATATTAAATCTTGATAGAGTTAAAGTTATCAATCCAACAAAGAGGACGCTGCTACTCATTCAATTCATATTGGAATGGAATAGAAAAAATAATGATAATTTCCCAATTGATTTAGCTTATAGCCTGCCATCATTGCTTCAATCTACCCAAACAATGAATTGTTATCAATTCGATGAACATTCAAAAAAAATAGAGAATTTCATAAGCTTACTCATTGAGAGTTGGAATAAAATTTTAAAAGATTTAGGAGTAGTAGATATATTAGAACATAAGAGTGATTACATAAACAATATGATAATCTCTTTACAAAAAGACCAAAATATAATCTTTGTTGGAATTGGAAAGGATAAGTCGTTAATTAAGGCTATATATGACCTGCCGTTTGGAAAAATAATTTTGCCTAATCTGAATTTGAAAATTAAAGAGAAAGATTGGCAATCACTTGATAAAAAACATTATCAATATTGCCTGAAAGATCTGCTAGGTTATTTAAGTATAGGCAGAGAGGATGTAAGTTTTCTGCCAGAAGCGTGTTCTCCAGTGCCCAGACACTGGGATCCAGAAAACTTAACTTTAAATGAGCGCACCAGGTGGCTGTACAATAGAAACTGGATTCCAGTGTCAAGCACTGGAATGACACCATCTACTACTCAAATTACCTGCAAATTACAATGTTCGTACACTAAAAATCAGAGGGCTGGGATGACAGGAAGTCCTGAGCTAGATTATGTCTTTGATACAACTGCCAACCTGAGCAAAGTTGGTGGTAGATCAATTGGAAATATTGAAGTCATCACTTGTGATTCCAGAGAGGAAGAAGCACAAGTGACATCATTAATTATAGAGAATGAAGGTTATGAAAACGTTTCTTTGGTTGTCTTTGATAAATTACTTGCAGCTCGTATAGCATGTTTATCAAGGCAACACAGTGCTATACCGGAAAATTATCCTTATATAACGCTCCTACTTTATAGTATCGAAGTTTTGACTTCAAATTGGAACAGTGTGTCATTACTTTCGCTCCTTAAACATAGGCTAGTGACTTTTGGTTACACTCAAGAAGAGTACACTCGGATTTTATCTGAATTTGAAATAGAGATATTACGCAACTTTAGTACAAATGGCCTGAGCGATATTATAAATGCTATCAATGCCCATAAAAAGCTAAAATATAAAGAAGATATATTACTTATTATCAGTAAGTTAGAGGTTATATTCAATCCTTTACTTCGTTCTATAAATTGCTCTATTTTCGATGTGGTAGCAACTCATTTGCAGTGTATGAATATATTATCTGGTATAAATTTTTCAGAGCTAAATAGTGAAATAGGTAATTTTACCTGTAATTTCTCAAATGCATGTGAGGGTGTAGGAATTAAATGCTCCTTAGAGTTATATAGCCAAATTCTGACCTTATTTTTAGAGAAAGAGTTTTTCTCTGTAGCAAGTGACTTGAATAAATTCAGCTTATATCACAACAAAGTTGTAATACTTGCTGGATTTAATGAAGCGCCAAGCTTTCAAGGGCCGCTTTTGAATGCACTTACGAGAGAAAAATTTAACCTTCCTTCTGCGCAAGAAGAGCAGGGGTATTTTTTTTATACTTTACACAATTTGTTTTGTGCAAGTAAGGTTTATATTACAAGATCGCTAAGCCATAGAAAACCAATTCTATTGCAGCGTTTGGAAATTCTGTTTAAGGAAGGGAAACAGCCGTATCGTGATTGGCTGAGGGTATTAAATACGCCTGAATGTACTGTTCCATGTACTCAGCCTATGCCAAAACCTCAAACCGAAGTTAGAAAAGAAAAAATGCAGGTGATGTCTTGCAGTGCAATAGAAAAGCTAATCCGCAACCCTTATTCATTTTACATTGAATATATACTGGGCCTTAAAAAATTAAGAGACTTGAATTTTAAGCCATCGATGTTGGAATTTGGCACTATGGTACACAACATTCTTGCAAGATATTTACGCAACAAAAAGTCGCTGATGAGCATTGCACGAGAAATGTTCTCAACTAGTCAATTTAATTTTTCAAATATGTGGTGGATAAGACTACAGAGGGTAATTCAATCTTTTGTCGAACTTGATGAAACTCGAAGCAATTATGTTGAGTTGGAAAAGAGTTTTACCTGTCCGATATTCCATATTGGTGTCATTCCAGCGCGTGACGCTGGAATCTATATTTCTTGTGATCAGTATGAAACTGCTTGGATGACGAATAGAGATCTGATCCCACAAGAAATTTTACTGACAGCAAGATGTGATAGAGTTGAGTATCTACCAAGTGGGCAAGTGGCAATTATAGACTATAAGCTTGGTACACCACCTTCCAATGAAGAAGTAATGTCGGGATTTTTTCCGCAATTAATTTTACAAGCCTTAGCGGTAGAACATATAACAAAAAGAGAAGTCTCAGAACTTGCTTATTGGAAGCTTGATTATGATAAAATAAAAGTTGTTTCTATACAAAATTATAGATACAAAATGCAAGAATTAAAAAATGATCTGCCTGGTTTTTTATCTAATTATTTAAGTAATTCCACACCTTTTATTGCCTCTCCATATTTTGATAAATTCCTGAGATTTAACAGCTATAAACAGCTAGAAAGGGTAGGAGAGTGGTTGTAA
- the rnc gene encoding ribonuclease III, whose translation MKSLNDAISKIIDYKFTNYAILEEALTHPSVNKRNSKNQIVSYERLEFLGDSVLNMVVSAILFKLFPEEKEGALAKRKTDLVCGNTIANVAKEIKLGSFIIMNNSERCSGGRCNLKNLENSLEALIGAIYIDGGLENVEKFITQYWEKLAKGMLDPPQDPKTSLQEWTQKNKLPLPEYELVKQTGPAHNPEFTISVCIEDYGKVSACASSKKIAEQKAAELMLEKIGKDASV comes from the coding sequence ATGAAGAGTTTGAATGATGCAATATCTAAGATCATTGATTATAAATTTACAAATTATGCAATATTAGAAGAGGCACTAACTCACCCAAGCGTAAATAAAAGGAATAGTAAAAACCAAATTGTAAGCTACGAAAGACTAGAGTTTTTGGGCGATAGTGTTTTGAATATGGTCGTATCTGCCATACTGTTTAAACTATTTCCTGAAGAAAAAGAAGGAGCATTGGCAAAAAGAAAGACGGATTTAGTTTGTGGCAACACCATTGCTAATGTTGCTAAAGAAATAAAATTAGGCAGCTTTATTATCATGAATAATAGTGAACGCTGCAGTGGAGGTAGATGTAATCTAAAAAATTTAGAAAACTCGCTTGAAGCACTAATAGGTGCAATTTATATTGATGGCGGACTTGAAAATGTTGAAAAATTTATTACCCAATATTGGGAAAAGCTAGCTAAAGGCATGCTCGACCCCCCTCAAGATCCTAAAACCTCACTGCAAGAGTGGACTCAGAAAAACAAATTGCCTTTACCAGAGTATGAGCTTGTAAAACAAACTGGCCCAGCACATAATCCTGAATTTACTATATCAGTTTGCATAGAAGATTATGGTAAAGTTTCTGCATGCGCTTCTAGTAAAAAGATTGCTGAACAAAAAGCTGCTGAGCTGATGCTAGAAAAAATTGGAAAAGATGCTTCAGTTTAG
- a CDS encoding DsbA family protein — MSRISFLLIFILAVASLPVINNWLSNRSQMLSDNYIGEKLDNYISRNFDKIIKTLKEESIKSSYAARDNVTKSKISQHKDQIFDLTYPYSGNENSSVIAVGFFDYSCGYCKTIKDDIKQLINDGKIKYIFRDAPILGNDSLRAAKSALAVYFIDKEKYFDFHYSALSHKGGFSDESILDIVKSIGIDEDDFNSSMKNNADKIEQMINGSKLLVRDLGVGGTPFLIIGDSLFVGATNLNVLRKKVDELSHKQG, encoded by the coding sequence ATGTCTAGAATATCGTTTTTATTGATCTTTATACTGGCAGTAGCAAGTTTACCAGTAATAAACAATTGGCTTTCAAATCGCAGCCAAATGCTAAGCGATAATTATATAGGTGAGAAATTAGATAATTATATAAGTAGAAATTTTGATAAGATCATAAAAACTCTCAAAGAGGAGTCGATTAAAAGTAGTTACGCTGCTCGAGATAATGTAACCAAAAGTAAAATTTCACAACACAAGGATCAAATATTTGACCTTACTTATCCTTACTCCGGAAATGAAAATAGTAGTGTTATAGCTGTAGGTTTCTTTGACTATTCTTGTGGATATTGCAAGACTATAAAAGACGATATAAAACAGTTAATTAACGACGGTAAAATTAAGTATATCTTTAGGGATGCTCCAATACTTGGTAATGACTCTTTAAGGGCAGCAAAAAGCGCTTTAGCTGTTTACTTTATTGATAAAGAAAAATATTTCGACTTTCACTATTCTGCTTTAAGTCACAAAGGAGGATTTTCAGACGAAAGCATATTGGATATAGTGAAAAGCATAGGGATTGATGAGGACGATTTTAATAGTTCCATGAAAAATAACGCAGACAAAATTGAGCAAATGATAAATGGCAGTAAGCTCCTAGTAAGAGATTTGGGAGTAGGTGGTACACCTTTTTTAATAATTGGAGATAGTCTGTTTGTAGGAGCAACTAATCTGAATGTGCTACGCAAAAAGGTGGATGAATTAAGTCATAAACAAGGCTAG
- a CDS encoding quinone-dependent dihydroorotate dehydrogenase, with product MIKNKLKVSKVFYRMILRNLLFLLPPEVAHSLAIMALKKIPYKNPIELPESLSVNFFGNKLRSPVGLAAGFDKNAEIIRPMLSFGFGFIETGTVTRNPQYGNKKPRIFRLIKDQGVINRLGFNNKGIDYFLKQIDETKLDDCIFGINIGKNSASKDQISDYVDLIKMVYGKSNYIVLNISSPNTPNLRNLHNKQELSKLLKSITLTRKSIDNSAIILKISPDIDQQTKENIAELALEYKIDGLTVSNTTVSRDNLHSHQNESGGLSGKPLFKLSTELLGDMYKFTKGKILLIGCGGISSGVDAYKKIKAGASLVQLYTALIYHGPQVVNKINLELAELIRRDGFSNISEVVGCIH from the coding sequence ATGATAAAAAATAAACTAAAAGTAAGCAAAGTGTTTTACAGAATGATATTACGTAATTTATTGTTTTTACTGCCGCCTGAAGTTGCTCACTCTTTGGCAATCATGGCATTAAAGAAAATACCTTATAAGAATCCTATAGAGCTGCCAGAATCTTTGAGTGTGAATTTTTTTGGTAATAAGCTCAGAAGCCCCGTGGGCCTGGCTGCAGGTTTTGACAAAAATGCAGAAATTATAAGACCTATGCTTTCATTTGGTTTTGGGTTTATTGAAACTGGTACTGTAACTCGTAATCCACAATATGGAAACAAAAAACCAAGAATTTTTCGGTTAATTAAAGATCAAGGGGTAATTAACAGATTGGGATTTAACAATAAAGGAATAGACTATTTTCTTAAACAAATAGATGAAACCAAGCTTGATGATTGCATTTTTGGCATAAATATAGGAAAAAATAGTGCATCGAAAGACCAAATTAGTGATTATGTTGATTTAATAAAGATGGTATATGGAAAAAGCAATTATATAGTGCTGAACATCTCGTCTCCAAACACGCCTAATTTACGCAATCTGCACAATAAGCAAGAATTATCAAAATTGTTGAAATCCATAACTCTAACCCGGAAATCAATTGATAATTCCGCAATAATATTAAAAATCTCACCAGATATAGATCAGCAAACGAAAGAAAATATCGCTGAGCTTGCGTTGGAATATAAGATTGACGGATTAACAGTAAGCAACACCACGGTAAGTAGAGATAATCTGCATTCCCACCAGAATGAGAGTGGCGGGTTGAGTGGCAAACCACTGTTCAAACTTTCAACCGAGTTATTGGGCGATATGTACAAATTTACTAAGGGAAAAATATTATTGATAGGGTGCGGAGGAATCTCAAGTGGTGTTGATGCATATAAAAAAATAAAGGCAGGAGCCTCTTTGGTGCAGTTGTACACTGCTCTCATATACCACGGACCTCAAGTTGTAAACAAAATTAATCTAGAACTTGCGGAACTAATAAGGAGAGATGGATTTAGTAACATTAGTGAGGTGGTGGGTTGTATACATTAA